In the Topomyia yanbarensis strain Yona2022 chromosome 3, ASM3024719v1, whole genome shotgun sequence genome, one interval contains:
- the LOC131689800 gene encoding WD repeat-containing protein 35, with the protein MFIYLSKKIAIPNNTRLNCIAWNKEHGYVAVGGEDGLLKVLKLEQATTTVAQSGKAMLPSNLSMNQTLEGHKSSIHVVTWNESQQKLTSSDKDGVIMVWMMYKGSWYEEMTNDRKKSTVKGMAWTSDGQKICIVYEDGTVIVGSVDGNRIWGKELKNVSLTGVQWSPDGRLLLFSVKTGELHLYDNQGIFVMKLNIQCVYLTASKSITVVGLCWYNETVFPNRPVLAICYENGKMQIMRNENDDAPVIVDTTLQAISCMWNQDGTIIAVCGMKTNFNDKESNQVQFYTPFGEHIRTLKIPGKEITSLSWEGKSLRIALSVDSFIYFANIRPDYTCCYFNKTVCYVEATKNEETSLITFWDTSSNQCYTKHVDPVIVMTATVDHCVLAVETKISAKEFSLMNDNKSKDFMYQLLVCNSISTTVDSKYVDIRPNFIAMNSTHVIVASKDQFLLWHYHTPKGASTLHGSVKAKKDRKYHIDDTPALDVLNDLDSSNAYDIPLKCDLSQDPICCMTASENLLLISRESGLIHEYTLPHLVLRNRHYLHTRGYRMSINCNSTRAALIDCNGVLTTLALREDDGQPTEGRIERKDVWAICWARDNPQLLAIMEKTRMYILRGADPEEPISCSGYICNFEDLEITGVLLDEIIKGGATPNVKEHVLQLRVKSLRDTEDLLSHVGITEAKQFIEDNSHPRLWRLLAEASLKKLDLETAESAFVRCSNYPGIQLIKRLKNMQVEALQKAEISAFFGEFNEAEKLYIDIDRRDLAISLRQTLCDWFRTVQLYKMGPGISDQQMEFAWREIGHHFMNMRAWESAKDYYEKAYYVEGLMDTLYHLEQYDELVGCTHKLPEKSPHLAKLGQMLATVGMCEQSVAAYLKLGDIKSAVSTCISLRQWGLAVELAQKYKMPQISALLSKHAAQLLQEGKLPEAIELQKKAGRFLDAARLLMKMAENEVTKKSDFVRIKQLYVLSGLLAEEHIEKQISLTGGNRAMVLSQMNPEDAMLTENIWHNAEAYHFMLLAQRQLRSGVLHSAVITALRLREYEDVLEVEALYSLLALSSCADRSFGTCSKAFIKLEGLESIPEIRRQQYEELAISIFSRYDPRDGKSKHVTCFTCETPVTDCSTFCSNCGSHFPSCTASGQPLTNPTGAWQCSTCYHVANPLEITLRKTCPLCHTVIVKKGSVEV; encoded by the exons ATCGCCATCCCGAACAATACTCGACTAAACTGCATAGCATGGAACAAGGAGCACGGCTACGTAGCCGTTGGAGGAGAAGATGGTTTGCTGAAAGTCCTAAAGCTGGAACAAGCAACGACAACGGTGGCGCAATCTGGAAAAGCCATGCTGCCCAGCAATCTATCCATGAATCAAACATTGGAGGGCCACAAATCATCGATTCATGTTGTGACTTGGAATGAGTCTCAGCAGAAACTGACTTCTTCCGACAAAGATGGTGTCATTATGGTTTGGATGATGTATAAGGGTTCCTGGTACGAGGAGATGACTAACGACCGAAAGAAGTCAACTGTGAAAGGAATGGCGTGGACCAGTGACGGGCAAAAAATTTGTATTGTTTATGAGGATGGCACTGTTATTGTTG GTTCTGTTGACGGTAACCGGATTTGGGGCAAGGAACTGAAGAATGTATCGCTGACTGGTGTTCAATGGAGTCCCGATGGTCGCCTATTATTGTTCAGTGTCAAAACCGGAGAGCTACACCTCTATGATAACCAAGGGATTTTTGTAATGAAGTTGAATATTCAATGTGTTTATTTGACTGCTTCGAAAAGCATTACTGTGGTAGGGCTCTGTTGGTACAATGAAACTGTTTTTCCAAACCGGCCAGTGCTTGCAATCTGTTACGAGAATGGAAAAATGCAGATTATGCGGAATGAGAATGATGATGCTCCCGTAATAGTTGATACTACTCTACAGGCCATTTCCTGTATGTGGAATCAGGACGGTACTATAATAGCAGTTTGTGGTATGAAAACAAACTTTAATGACAAGGAATCGAATCAAGTTCAGTTTTACACACCTTTTGGAGAG catatcagAACCCTGAAAATTCCAGGAAAAGAGATCACTTCCCTTTCTTGGGAAGGTAAATCACTTCGAATAGCTTTATCCGTGGATTCGTTCATATACTTTGCCAACATTCGCCCCGATTATACCTGCTGCTATTTTAACAAAACGGTTTGCTATGTCGAAGCTACTAAGAATGAAGAAACATCATTAATTACTTTTTGGGATACCAGTTCTAATCAGTGTTATACGAAGCATGTGGATCCGGTCATCGTGATGACTGCCACTGTCGATCATTGCGTTCTTGCCGTCGAAACAAAGATCAGTGCTAAGGAATTCAGTTTGATGAATGACAACAAGAGTAAAGATTTTATGTATCAATTATTGGTTTGTAATTCGATTAGCACTACAGTGGATT CCAAATATGTTGACATACGGCCCAATTTCATCGCAATGAACTCAACCCATGTGATTGTGGCTTCCAAGGATCAGTTTTTGTTGTGGCACTACCATACTCCGAAGG GAGCTTCCACTCTGCATGGTAGCGTGAAAGCGAAAAAGGACAGAAAATATCACATCGACGACACTCCTGCGTTGGACGTCCTAAATGATTTGGACTCGAGCAATGCGTACGATATTCCATTGAAATGTGATCTCAGCCAGGATCCAATTTGTTGTATGACGGCATCCGAGAATCTGTTGCTTATTAGCAGGGAATCGGGTTTGATTCACGAGTACACTCTGCCGCATTTGGTTTTACGAAACCGGCATTATTTGCATACTCGAGGTTACAGAATGTCCATAAACTGTAACTCAACTCGTGCAGCACTGATTGATTGCAATGGAGTTCTAACAACGTTGGCTTTACGAGAGGACGACGGACAACCTACAGAAGGAAGAATTGAACGTAAGGATGTTTGGGCCATCTGTTGGGCACGTGATAATCCACAGTTGTTAGCGATAATGGAGAAAACCCGTATGTATATTCTCCGCGGAGCAGATCCGGAGGAACCCATTTCATGTTCCGGGTACATATGTAACTTTGAAGATCTGGAAATTACAGGCGTGTTGCTAGATGAAATTATCAAGGGAGGGGCTACTCCGAACGTGAAAGAACATGTTCTTCAGTTAAGGGTTAAGTCATTAAGAGACACAGAAGATCTACTCTCGCATGTAGGTATCACAGAGGCAAAACAGTTCATTGAGGACAACTCACATCCCCGTTTGTGGCGATTGTTGGCAGAGGCTTCATTAAAAAAGTTGGATTTGGAAACAGCGGAGTCTGCTTTTGTACGTTGCAGTAATTACCCTGGGATTCAACTGATCAAACGATTGAAGAACATGCAGGTCGAAGCACTGCAGAAGGCTGAGATTTCTGCATTTTTCGGGGAATTTAATGAAGCTGAAAAACTGTACATCGACATCGATCGTAGAGATTTAGCGATCAGTTTGAGACAAACTCTCTGTGATTGGTTTCGTACAGTTCAGCTGTATAAGATGGGTCCGGGAATATCGGACCAGCAGATGGAATTTGCGTGGCGAGAGATTGGACATCATTTCATGAACATGCGTGCATGGGAAAGTGCGAAAGACTATTACGAAAAAGCATATTACGTTGAAGGTCTTATGGATACATTGTACCACCTGGAACAGTACGATGAGTTGGTGGGATGTACACATAAGCTTCCAGAGAAAAGTCCACACCTTGCCAAGCTAGGCCAAATGTTAGCCACAGTAGGAATGTGCGAACAATCTGTTGCTGCCTATCTGAAATTGGGAGACATTAAGTCAGCTGTGTCTACTTGTATAAGTCTTCGTCAATGGGGTTTGGCAGTCGAACTTGCCCAAAAGTACAAGATGCCACAGATTAGTGCTTTGCTTAGTAAACACGCTGCTCAATTGCTGCAAGAAGGAAAGCTTCCAGAGGCTATAGAACTACAGAAGAAGGCTGGTAGATTCCTGGATGCTGCAAGATTATTGATGAAAATGGCAGAAAATGAAGTGACGAAAAAGTCCGACTTTGTGAGAATTAAACAGTTGTATGTACTGTCCGGATTGCTCGCTGAAGAGCATATCGAGAAGCAAATTTCCCTGACAGGGGGAAACAGAGCTATGGTACTATCTCAAATGAACCCTGAAGATGCGATGCTCACTGAAAATATCTGGCACAATGCGGAAGCGTATCACTTTATGCTGTTAGCTCAACGGCAGCTTCGATCTGGTGTTTTGCATAGTGCAGTAATCACGGCGTTGCGCCTACGAGAGTACGAAGATGTTCTGGAAGTTGAAGCTCTGTATTCATTACTTGCACTGTCTAGTTGTGCAGATAGATCTTTCG GTACATGCTCCAAAGCGTTCATTAAATTAGAAGGTCTTGAATCTATTCCGGAGATACGCCGTCAGCAGTACGAGGAACTAGCCATTAGCATCTTTTCCCGTTACGATCCTCGGGATGGTAAATCGAAACACGTTACTTGCTTTACCTGTGAGACTCCTGTAACAGATTGCAGCACGTTCTGTTCGAACTGTGGCAGTCATTTCCCGTCCTGTACAGCTTCAGGTCAACCATTGACAAATCCGACCGGAGCTTGGCAATGTTCAACATGTTATCATGTGGCGAATCCACTTGAAATAACATTACGAAAGACATGCCCTCTTTGTCACACAGTGATTGTTAAGAAAGGAAGTGTGGAAGTTTAA